The following are encoded in a window of Cervus canadensis isolate Bull #8, Minnesota chromosome 11, ASM1932006v1, whole genome shotgun sequence genomic DNA:
- the LOC122450517 gene encoding olfactory receptor 5M8-like yields MRRNITSVTEFILLGLTNCLELQILFFVLFLAIYIATVAGNLGMIVLIQINARLHTPMYFFLSHLSFVDLCFSSNVTPNMLAIFLSEKKTITYSACLVQCYLFIALVHVEIYILAVMAFDRYMAICNPLLYSSRMSKSVCASLITVPYAYGALTGLMETMWTYNLAFCGPNEINHFYCADPPLIKLACSDTYNKELSMFVVAGCNLSFSLLIMLISYLYIFPALLRIRSTEGRRKAFSTCGSHLTAVTIFYTALFFMYLRPPSEESVQQGRMVAVCYTTVIPMLNPVIHSLRNKDVKEALMKELFSRKLLSK; encoded by the coding sequence ATGAGAAGAAACATCACTTCAGTGACTGAGTTCATTCTCCTTGGACTGACCAATTGCCTGGAATTGCAGATTCTCTTCTTTGTGCTGTTTTTGGCCATTTACATAGCCACGGTGGCAGGGAATTTGGGCATGATTGTCCTCATCCAGATTAATGCCCggctccacacccccatgtactttttcctgaGCCATTTATCCTTTGTAGATCTGTGCTTCTCGTCCAATGTGACCCCCAACATGCTAGCAATTTTCTTATCAGAGAAGAAAACCATTACTTATTCTGCTTGTCTGGTGCAGTGTTATTTGTTTATTGCCTTGGTCCATGTGGAGATCTATATCCTGGCTGTCATGGCCTTTGATCGGTACATGGCCATCTGCAATCCCCTGCTTTATAGCAGCAGAATGTCCAAGAGTGTGTGCGCATCCCTCATCACGGTACCTTATGCATATGGAGCGCTCACTGGGCTGATGGAGACCATGTGGACCTACAACCTAGCCTTCTGTGGCCCTAATGAAATTAATCACTTCTACTGTGCTGACCCACCGCTGATTAAGCTGGCTTGTTCTGATACCTACAACAAAGAACTGTCCATGTTTGTTGTGGCTGGAtgtaacctttccttttctcttctcatcATGCTGATTTCTTACCTTTATATTTTTCCTGCTCTCCTGAGGATTCGTTCCACAGAAGGCAGGCGCAAAGCTTTCTCTACCTGTGGCTCCCATCTGACAGCTGTCACCATCTTCTACACAGCTCTTTTCTTCATGTATCTTAGACCCCCTTCAGAGGAGTCTGTGCAGCAGGGGAGAATGGTGGCTGTGTGCTACACCACAGTGATCCCCATGTTGAACCCCGTGATCCACAGTCTGAGGAACAAGGATGTGAAAGAGGCTTTGATGAAAGAACTGTTCAGCAGGAAACTGCTTTCTAAGTAA
- the LOC122449968 gene encoding olfactory receptor 8J3-like — protein MAHGNFTRVTEFILTGVSERPDLQIPLFFVFLVIYGLTVTGNLSIITLTSVDSRLQTPMYFFLRHLAIINLGNSTVIAPKMLINFLGKQHTTSYYECAIQLGVFLVFIVAEVLMLAVMAYDHYVAICNPLLYTAVVSRRICFLLASLTYLYSFCTSIVTSSSVFSMTYCSSNVINHFYCDTVPLLALSCSDTSVPEAVIFMSASTNLMFSIITVVASYFNIVLSILKIRSSEGRKKAFSTCASHMTAVSVFYGTLLFMYLQPQTNHSMGADKMASVFYTLVIAMLNPMIYSLRNNDVKAALKMFIRNTCCSLNHSSFKTL, from the coding sequence ATGGCTCATGGAAATTTCACCCGAGTCACTGAGTTTATTCTCACAGGAGTCTCAGAACGTCCAGACCTCCAGATCCCACTCTTCTTTGTCTTCCTGGTCATCTATGGACTGACCGTGACAGGCAACCTAAGCATCATCACCCTCACCAGTGTGGACTCTCGACTTCAGAcccccatgtatttcttcctcagGCACTTGGCCATCATCAATCTTGGCAATTCAACTGTTATTGCTCCTAAAATGCTGATCAACTTCTTAGGAAAGCAACACACCACCTCCTACTATGAATGTGCCATTCAGCTAGGAGTGTTCTTGGTTTTCATTGTAGCTGAGGTGCTCATGTTagctgtgatggcctatgaccacTATGTGGCCATTTGTAACCCCCTGCTCTACACGGCGGTGGTGTCTCGGAGGATCTGCTTTCTGCTGGCTTCCCTCACATACCTCTATAGCTTTTGCACATCAATCGTGACTTCATCTTCTGTATTCTCTATGACTTATTGTTCTTCCAATGTAATCAATCATTTTTACTGTGATACCGTCCCTCTGTTAGCATTGTCTTGCTCTGATACTTCAGTTCCAGAAGCAGTAATATTTATGTCTGCATCTACAAATTTGATGTTTTCCATAATTACCGTTGTAGCATCTTATTTCAACATTGTTCTATCCATTCTAAAGATACGTtcatcagaaggaaggaaaaaagcctTCTCCACATGTGCTTCACATATGACAGCAGTCTCAGTCTTCTATGGAACTCTACTTTTTATGTATTTGCAGCCTCAGACTAACCATTCTATGGGTGCTGATAAAATGGCTTCAGTGTTCTATACATTGGTGATTGCCATGCTGAACCCCAtgatctacagcctgaggaacaatGATGTGAAAGCTGCACTGAAGATGTTTATTAgaaatacatgctgttctttaaaTCATTCTAGCTTTAAAACTCTATAG